The following DNA comes from Bacteroidia bacterium.
AATGGTTGCCCAAAAGGCTTTAAACGCTGATATTTGGTTACATCCGGGCACTTTCAACTCACTAGCAGAAATGAAAAAAGCAGAATATCGCTATACCGATTTCAAAGCTTTTAAAACCAGGCATATTTTCAATAATAACAAACAAGTCAATGAATATGGCGGAAATGCTTTCTGGGAAACAGCAGTTGTAAGTCCACAAATTGTTCTTCAAGATTTAATTCAGATTTTTCATTCTGACTCAACAAAAACACTGAATTACTATCAAAGATTAAATAAATAACTTAACCATTTGCTCTAATTGCTTTCACAGGTTGTAAGCGTGCAGCAACCCACGCAGGAATAATCCCCGCAATGACCCCTGTTACAATAGAAAACAAAACACCAACTACAAAATTATCTAATGACATATAGATTCTAAAACTGATGTCTTGAGCATTCGCAAGCAATATATTTGCAACGAATGCGATTCCATAAACAAAAGCAATGCCTATAATTCCGCCTAAAACACAAAGAACAATTGCTTCTGTTAGAAATTGCATCAAAATATAAAATCTCTTTGCTCCTAACGCTTTCTGAATACCAATAATACCTGTTCGTTCTTTTACAGAAACAAACATAATGTTTGAAACCCCAAATCCCCCAACCAACAACGCAAAACCTCCTATTATCAATCCAAAAAGATTCATTTTTTTGAAAAACGCATCAAGATACTGAATCAAAAAAGTCACCTTGTTTACTGCAAAGTTATCTTCCTCACTTGGTTTTAACCGCCTTATAGTCCGCATTGCACCTTTAATTTCATCTGCTAAAGCATCAATTGAAATCCCATCTTTGGCTTTTACCATAATCATTGGCGAATAGGTGCGCGTTTCAATACCGGTCATTCCTAATAAAAATGGCACTGGAACATACGCAATCTCATCTGAGGAATTATTCATCATATTTACTCCTTCATATTCGAGCACTCCAATGACTCGCATTAACTTCCCTGCGACTCTCACATTGTTTCCTATAGCCAATTCAGGGTTGTTAAACAACTTGGTAGCAACTGTGTTCCCTAATATTACAACCGAGTTTCCTTGTGTTGCTTCTTGCTCTGAAAAATACCTTCCATAACTAATTTTCAAATCTTGGATTCTATTAAAACCATAGGAAATCCCAACAATATCAACCCCTAATGCTTCAACCCCTGTATTGATATTTGACATATTGGTAGATAGGTAGTTCATTTTAAAACTAAAAGCATCTACTATGTCCGCAACATGCGATTGTTCTAACAACATCATTTCATTGAGTGAAGGATTCGGTCGTTGAATAAATTTCCACCAAGGGTATTCTTGTCTTTCCTCGGTTTCCCATGGAAACACATCAATATAAACAACACTTTTGCCTAATGAAGCTAAGCTATTTTGAACTTGAATTTTGAGAGAGTCAATGATAGTAAACACTGTGATAATGGAAAAGATTCCAATACTAATTCCACTTACAGACAATACAGATCGTATCTTGTTAGAACGCAGGGTTTGAAAAGCCATTTTGGCATTTTCAAATATAAGTAGTATAAATAGGCGGAATCGTGCTAACACACCTTCTAATCTTTGGTTCAAAAGTATTAGATAATTATAGAACAAAAAAAGGGGGCTATTTGCCCCCTTTTTCAACCTTTATGTTTATTATTATTTTCTTATTCAACAATAAATTTACCTTTCATTAAAGCAGAGTGACCTGGGAAAGAGCAAAGGAAATCATAAGTACCTTTAGCAGGTGCAGGGAATTCAATTACATCAGTTTCACCGCCACCAATTAACTTAGTGTGAGCAATTACACTGCTTGCCATATCAGCAGGGATATAGTCAGTATCTTTTGCTTTAATAGCTTTTGTGCTGAACATAGCAAGGTCTGTACCTTGAGCTAACAAAACAAAATTGTGACCCATCACTGTTGCTGGAGCTTTACCAACATGGTGGAGGGTAAGTTTTACAGTTTGACCTTCTTTTACTTTAATTTCAGTAAGGTTAAACTTCATTTGGTCATTGCCTTCGATTGCTACTTCAGCAACAGCAGGTGCAGCTTGTTCAGCAGGTGCAGTCTCTGCAGGTGTTTCAGCAGGAGTTGTTTCTTCAGTTGCAGGAGTTGTTTCTTCAGCAACGGGTTCAGTAGGTGCATTGTTACAAGCAGCAAATAAGAATGCTACGCTTGCTAGGGTTAAAATTGATTTTTTCATTTTGATTTATATTTTTTGTTTTATAAAGGTTTCTATTATTGAGCCATCTGTTTTTCCATTGCTATTGATTTTGGGAATAGAATGTTATTTTCCAAATGGATGTGCAAATGTAAATCTTCTTCGAATTCATGCAACATCAATAGTGTAATTTTATAGGTATTACATCCATCAGCAGGTACTGTAAAATGATTGGTTAGCTTAGATATTTCTCTGAATCTCTCTCCTTCTGTATCATGTTCTTCCATCATAACATTAATGGGACCTGAAATGCTTCCAAAAGGTGCTTCGGATTTGGTATTGGTCAATTTGGCTTGAACCATTTTTCTGATAGCAGGAAACAACATCAGTTCCTCTTTTTTCATGTGTCTTGATAACTCGCCAACCGAATCTTTAAAAAGTTGTTCTACTTTAGCTAACTCAGGATGTCTTTCTCCGTGTACACGAACAATCTTTTCAAGAAAAGGCATGATTTCTCTTGACTTAGTTTCCACATATCTATGGTGCGTTTTTTCAATATAATCTGCAAGCAAATCTAAGGGCCAAGATGCATAGTCTATATTTGAACCACCTTTGTTTTGAGCTACTTCTTTGAGTGCATCTATGAGTGGGTCTATTGCAATGTTGTCTTCTGCACACACTTCCGCAATTGACCGATTACCATTACAACAAAAGTCAATTCCTTGTTGCTTAAAAACAGAGGCTACACGGTAGTCTTGCGCTACCAAATCCCCTACAATTGTGTCTTTCGATACTTCCATAATTATTTTATTTTATTGTTCTTATTAAATTTTCTCGGCAATAATGGCTATTGAATTCATATGCTTGTCATGTTTTTTAAAAACTCTTTTCATCTCATTGATTCTTGTTCTCGCAGCCTTATTTCGCAGTATGTTGAATGTGATTTTCATTGCCCTCCAAAATCCCTCATCATCAAAAATTCTTTTGCTCTCTAACAAATGCATTGCATTCGTATAGACTTGCTTGATTTTAAATCCTTCTTTTTCCAATAATTCCTTCCATTCATTTTCGGTTAGCGGACGCGCATTTACCTTAATACATATTGCTAAATCTCTTTGAATCTGCTCTTTTTGTTCTTCATTGACATCTACCAACCCCAATTCATGAATTGCATACAAGCCTCCCTTTTTCAATATCCTATGAGATTCACGTATAATTTCAGACTTGCGATGATCTGCGTGCATTGTCAGCATAGCTTCTCCATACACTTTATCCTTTGAATCGTTGTCCAAATGGGTTTCAGAAGCTTGACCTAAAATAAATTGAATATTATTCCCTTTGATTTTCTGCTTCAACAGTCTCACTGCATCTTCATCTGCATCAACACCAACATAAGAATGTGGCAACTTTGCTAATGTTAATGATGCAGTATAGCCCAAACCTGGCGCAAATTCCACTATATCATCTTTGTGATTAACATCCAACCCTGAAACTAATTTCTGAGTTAATTCTTTGCCTCCGGGTCTAAGAACCCTCTTGCCCATTTTAGCTAATATCCAATGTCCTTGTGCTCTTGAAAAATCCGTAACTTCCATCGTGCTCTCTTTTACTAATTTGTTTAAATTAATGTTTTAAAAAGGTCAAGCCTTCTGCCAATCCGGTTGTTAAATCAAATACACTGGTTGTTTCTAACATCCTTTTTAGTTCTTCTCTTATTTTTTTAAAGCGAGAATGTACTGGACAAGGTTTGTTATCATTACATTCACTTAGCCCTAAACCACAGCCGTTATATATTTCATCTCCGTCAAATGCTTGCACTATGCTGCTTAATTTTATTTTAGACATTTCGCTAAGATGAGTTTCAAAACCTCCGGTTGGTCCTTTCACAGACTGAATAATTCCATGTCTGGAGAGGTGTTGTAATATTTTTGCTGTAAATGCTTTTGGAGAATTGATGTTTTCTGAAATATCTGTTAAACTTACTCTTCTTCCATTAAATGAGTTTGAAGCTATATATAAGGTAGCTTTTATACCGTATTCACAAGATTTAGAAAACATTGACCTTTATTTTTCGAGTGCAAAAGTATATTGATTTTCTATATCGGACAAGGATATCCTAAATTATTTTTTAATCATTCTAAATAAGAATCATTAAAACCTGAAAACCAACCCCATACCAAGTCCGAAATCTGTGGACACAACCGTTTGTTGAGGTGTAATCTTGGGTTTAATACTTAAACTTTTGTTGACATCGAAATTATATAAATGAGCATCAACAGCGGCATCTACAATATTTAAGGTATAAATAAGTGCAACACCAATAATAGAAAGGTCTCGGTTATTTCTAAAATAATCGCGATTGGAGCGCAGATACTCATCAGGATACACTGCATAATTCATATTCATAGCTGCTGTGTCTTTATTACTGCGAGCAATTAATTCATTCTGATATGCACGAAAAGACTGTTGGTTTTTAATTATTGAATAAGAAAGTGCGCCCAAGCCTGCATAAATGATAGGCACTTTCCAATATTTCTTATTATAAATCTGTCCTGCACCAGGCAAAACAGCAGATAAGACGGAAGCCAAATGCGGAGAATGAGACTTTGGTGTTGGCGAAAAACGCAAAAACAATGAATTAAAATCCTCTGCTTGCAGCCCTTGAATGCCTGTAAAAAGGACAAGCCACATTGTTATTATGCCCTTTCTTAATCGCATAGATTTAGGATAACTTATCTAGAATCTGCTTCAACTCTTTTTCATCATTAAACTTGATTGTCAATATTCCTTTATTTCCTTTACCCGATTTCAAGTTTAACTTTCCTTTTAAGAACCCTGAGTATGTAGAAAAAGCTTGAGGTAAAATCAGCTTTTTATCTTTTTTAGGACGTGTACTACCATGTTCCTTCACAATTTTTTCTGTTGCTCTTACAGAAAGATTGTCTTGTGTAATTCTTTGGAATAAAGCTAATTGATCTTGCTCATCTTTCAGTCCAAGTATTGAACGCGCATGTCCCATCGAAAGTTCATTGTTCTTGATAGCGGCTTGAATTTCATCCGGCAATTTGAGCAAACGCATGTAATTAGCTACGGTTGATCTATCCTTCCCTACTCTTTCACCCAATTCATCTTGTTTCAAATCACATTCTTCAAGCAACCTTTTATATGACAAAGCAATTTCAATCGCATTGAGATTTTCTCTTTGAATATTTTCAATCAACGCCATTTCAAGCATATCCTGATCGTTTGCGATTCTGACGTATGCAGGAATACTGTTTAGTCCGGCAAGGATT
Coding sequences within:
- a CDS encoding ABC transporter permease codes for the protein MNQRLEGVLARFRLFILLIFENAKMAFQTLRSNKIRSVLSVSGISIGIFSIITVFTIIDSLKIQVQNSLASLGKSVVYIDVFPWETEERQEYPWWKFIQRPNPSLNEMMLLEQSHVADIVDAFSFKMNYLSTNMSNINTGVEALGVDIVGISYGFNRIQDLKISYGRYFSEQEATQGNSVVILGNTVATKLFNNPELAIGNNVRVAGKLMRVIGVLEYEGVNMMNNSSDEIAYVPVPFLLGMTGIETRTYSPMIMVKAKDGISIDALADEIKGAMRTIRRLKPSEEDNFAVNKVTFLIQYLDAFFKKMNLFGLIIGGFALLVGGFGVSNIMFVSVKERTGIIGIQKALGAKRFYILMQFLTEAIVLCVLGGIIGIAFVYGIAFVANILLANAQDISFRIYMSLDNFVVGVLFSIVTGVIAGIIPAWVAARLQPVKAIRANG
- the azu gene encoding azurin, whose translation is MKKSILTLASVAFLFAACNNAPTEPVAEETTPATEETTPAETPAETAPAEQAAPAVAEVAIEGNDQMKFNLTEIKVKEGQTVKLTLHHVGKAPATVMGHNFVLLAQGTDLAMFSTKAIKAKDTDYIPADMASSVIAHTKLIGGGETDVIEFPAPAKGTYDFLCSFPGHSALMKGKFIVE
- the ric gene encoding iron-sulfur cluster repair di-iron protein — encoded protein: MEVSKDTIVGDLVAQDYRVASVFKQQGIDFCCNGNRSIAEVCAEDNIAIDPLIDALKEVAQNKGGSNIDYASWPLDLLADYIEKTHHRYVETKSREIMPFLEKIVRVHGERHPELAKVEQLFKDSVGELSRHMKKEELMLFPAIRKMVQAKLTNTKSEAPFGSISGPINVMMEEHDTEGERFREISKLTNHFTVPADGCNTYKITLLMLHEFEEDLHLHIHLENNILFPKSIAMEKQMAQ
- a CDS encoding class I SAM-dependent methyltransferase, translating into MEVTDFSRAQGHWILAKMGKRVLRPGGKELTQKLVSGLDVNHKDDIVEFAPGLGYTASLTLAKLPHSYVGVDADEDAVRLLKQKIKGNNIQFILGQASETHLDNDSKDKVYGEAMLTMHADHRKSEIIRESHRILKKGGLYAIHELGLVDVNEEQKEQIQRDLAICIKVNARPLTENEWKELLEKEGFKIKQVYTNAMHLLESKRIFDDEGFWRAMKITFNILRNKAARTRINEMKRVFKKHDKHMNSIAIIAEKI
- a CDS encoding Rrf2 family transcriptional regulator, which produces MFSKSCEYGIKATLYIASNSFNGRRVSLTDISENINSPKAFTAKILQHLSRHGIIQSVKGPTGGFETHLSEMSKIKLSSIVQAFDGDEIYNGCGLGLSECNDNKPCPVHSRFKKIREELKRMLETTSVFDLTTGLAEGLTFLKH
- a CDS encoding DUF5683 domain-containing protein, with translation MRLRKGIITMWLVLFTGIQGLQAEDFNSLFLRFSPTPKSHSPHLASVLSAVLPGAGQIYNKKYWKVPIIYAGLGALSYSIIKNQQSFRAYQNELIARSNKDTAAMNMNYAVYPDEYLRSNRDYFRNNRDLSIIGVALIYTLNIVDAAVDAHLYNFDVNKSLSIKPKITPQQTVVSTDFGLGMGLVFRF
- a CDS encoding ParB/RepB/Spo0J family partition protein, with the protein product MSKNMKSGLGKGLSALLASENINIEEFGDNKVVSSVSEVPINQIEANPFQPRTEFEKQALEELAASIQLHGIIQPVTLRKMGYDKYQLISGERRTRAAILAGLNSIPAYVRIANDQDMLEMALIENIQRENLNAIEIALSYKRLLEECDLKQDELGERVGKDRSTVANYMRLLKLPDEIQAAIKNNELSMGHARSILGLKDEQDQLALFQRITQDNLSVRATEKIVKEHGSTRPKKDKKLILPQAFSTYSGFLKGKLNLKSGKGNKGILTIKFNDEKELKQILDKLS